In Torulaspora globosa chromosome 1, complete sequence, a genomic segment contains:
- the SRP21 gene encoding signal recognition particle subunit SRP21 (ancestral locus Anc_2.449), whose product MAVHFVSYTARTHNRSAHNRRLSWLCWILESMSVKPIDTFITNSVQLFEVNPSQTILSISYKWKPQSSKKKPVVSFKTHNAHLSSCYKFKTNKSKDVSRLLSALGPRGVTITRGKIEKRVCKPASRENGKKSKKEAKSRDVVGLSTLIVNTEVKEHVPVVEQKEQSLESSKKKNKNKNKGKKRR is encoded by the coding sequence ATGGCAGTACATTTCGTCAGCTACACTGCAAGGACTCACAATAGGAGTGCTCACAATAGGAGGTTATCTTGGCTGTGTTGGATATTGGAATCGATGTCAGTTAAGCCGATTGATACGTTTATCACAAACAGCGTGCAGTTGTTCGAGGTGAATCCATCACAGACAATTCTCTCGATATCTTACAAGTGGAAACCGCAGTCtagcaagaagaagccagtTGTTTCGTTCAAAACACATAATGCTCACCTGTCGAGTTGTTATAAGTTCAAGACCAACAAAAGCAAGGACGTGTCGAGATTGCTGAGTGCTTTGGGGCCCAGAGGCGTTACTATCACTCGAGGGAAGATCGAAAAACGAGTGTGCAAGCCAGCATCGAGGGAGAATGGGAAGAAAAGCAAGAAGGAGGCAAAGTCCAGGGATGTAGTTGGGCTGAGTACTTTGATAGTCAACACAGAGGTCAAAGAACATGTGCCTGTTGTAGAGCAGAAAGAACAGTCGTTGgagagctcgaagaaaaagaatAAGAATAAGAATAAAGGTAAAAAAAGACGTTAA
- the RRN3 gene encoding rDNA-binding RNA polymerase I transcriptional factor (ancestral locus Anc_2.447) yields MMAFENSGKRPAQDVVVSAMESKKRKVEFSDKITMHTGDDDHDDANISTEMYKRFVKSALDELEKNSNTQVGLIASQVALPRKSEDHVSLANLDVLLDVLSDNISRIETSRASPLIQSIVHLEKWWELPSQTLGKYIFFIRVLCSSIPKWWQDVSMVLISGFHLPLEMTVSHHDMLRYFLKMIPSSMGFIDIYMPKFFPSNNDSCKNLVNYVANLLKFTSYCKELQFQAWSLIIERVISLDVELQNELDELDDDIEDEDLDLADDEEAGDDEEDDEEAVDVETRDDDKEDDVGEDGEIEGEEEYNVQATQNIKDFSKKLDAILTMVTECLREKVTPESLKSGEGVSVFNTITTLFKTHVLPTYFTRSVQYIMFHISQHQIELMDSFLVTLIDISFSPTETAETRIKSLQYLGSFIARAKKLSRTQIIFVASYLASWLNRYVLEREEEVDQPGGMDRFKHFYGAFQALCYIFCFRHTLFRDADGNWECELDKFFQRMVISKFNPLKYCNENVMLMFARISQHEDLAYCFSIIENNNNQRLRGIIGRGDKEQKGSVYSSAASTWSLATRQQFIDLQSYFPYDPLILERSKEIMKEFYIEWSEVSGEYESDGLED; encoded by the exons ATGATGGCTTTTGAAAACTCTGGCAAAAGGCCTGCGCAAGATGTTGTGGTTAGTGCAATGGAATCCAAAAAGCGCAAGGTGGAGTTTTCCGATAAGATTACAATGCATACTGGGGACGATGACCACGATGATGCGAATATTTCAACCGAAATGTATAAGAGATTTGTCAAATCTGCATTGGACGAGTTAGAGAAA AACTCCAACACTCAAGTGGGATTGATAGCTAGTCAGGTTGCTCTTCCGAGAAAGAGTGAAGATCATGTCAGTCTGGCCAACCTCGATGTTCTGCTGGACGTGCTCTCCGATAACATCAGCAGGATTGAGACGTCTCGTGCATCTCCGTTGATACAATCTATCGTCCACTTGGAAAAATGGTGGGAGCTACCGTCGCAAACTCTAGGTAAATATATATTTTTCATTAGAGTCCTGTGCTCGAGTATACCTAAATGGTGGCAAGACGTGTCAATGGTTCTGATATCGGGGTTCCACTTGCCACTTGAGATGACAGTCAGTCATCATGACATGCTGCGGTATTTCTTAAAGATGATTCCCTCATCTATGGGGTTCATTGATATATACATGCCCAAGTTCTTCCCTAGCAACAATGATTCCTGTAAAAATTTGGTCAATTATGTTGCTaatctgctgaaatttACCAGTTATTGCAAGGAATTGCAGTTCCAGGCCTGGTCCCTAATCATTGAAAGGGTTATTTCCTTGGACGTCGAGCTACAAAATGAATTGGATGAACTGGATGATGAcattgaggatgaagatttAGATCTGGCggacgacgaagaagctggggacgacgaagaggatgacgaagaagcagtgGATGTAGAAACTCGAGATGATGATAAGGAAGATGACGTCGGGGAGGATGGTGAGATTgagggagaagaagagtacAATGTACAGGCCACTCAGAATATTAAGGATTTCTCGAAAAAACTGGACGCCATTTTAACCATGGTGACAGAATGTTTGAGGGAAAAGGTAACGCCTGAAAGTCTGAAATCCGGCGAAGGCGTCTCAGTCTTCAACACTATCACAACTCTATTCAAGACCCACGTTTTGCCCACATATTTCACAAGATCAGTTCAATACATAATGTTCCACATTTCGCAGCACCAAATCGAGCTCATGGATTCGTTTCTGGTCACCCTTATCGACATATCTTTCTCACCCACAGAAACAGCAGAGACAAGGATCAAATCATTGCAATATCTGGGGTCTTTCATTGCGCGGGCTAAGAAACTCTCACGTACTCAAATCATATTTGTGGCGAGCTACCTGGCATCGTGGTTGAATCGTTACGTGCTAGAaagagaggaagaagtAGATCAGCCAGGTGGCATGGACAGATTCAAGCATTTTTATGGCGCTTTCCAAGCCCTATGTTacattttctgctttaGACATACTCTCTTTAGAGATGCTGACGGCAACTGGGAATGCGAACTGGACAAATTTTTCCAAAGAATGGTCATATCCAAGTTCAACCCACTCAAATATTGTAACGAGAATGTTATGCTAATGTTTGCACGCATTTCCCAGCATGAGGATCTGGCCTACTGcttcagcatcatcgaAAATAATAACAATCAGCGGCTGAGGGGCATTATTGGCAGAGGCGACAAAGAGCAAAAGGGCAGCGTGTATTCTTCAGCTGCAAGTACCTGGTCTTTGGCAACGAGGCAACAATTTATAGATTTGCAAAGCTACTTCCCCTACGATCCGCTAATTCTGGAGCGCTCCAAAGAGATAATGAAAGAGTTCTACATCGAGTGGAGCGAAGTCAGTGGAGAATACGAAAGTGACGGTCTTGAAGACTAG
- the DGR2 gene encoding Dgr2p (ancestral locus Anc_2.450), which yields MNRTKSGTKDEGNGVKLKRSGSKRRSGEKNRSSGGESVRSGTLNGSTVASVASHDDEHSISSTNKEFSADIQPVTFDVKLTPEESESREIGRQHADTLSKVREKLSKGSGRNYSSTLPNFLRSIDRRQYEKYLKEPHHIKLVKRSRQLKQFRRLFLAQELHAYELSEGKETAKRKVSLLKQDSSQNAIWVTKFSLGGRFMATGGKDGTLCLWKVIGSPAERWELDASQESRNAFKAKSRLIKQQILGGTPGGSIKDEAKASPGVTKANPTNLYAPVFHPNPHKKFKEHTADILDMDWSKNNFLATSSMDKSVRLWHPDRSTSLKAFHHPDFVTCVLFHPSDDRFLITGCLDHKCRLWSILEGEVVFEFDCQDLVTSMTISGSEGEYTIVGTFNGYVIVLATRGLDFVSSFHVVDKTTQVEEAGTRLLSSGSKTHHGPRLTCLQCYKDPADDSLRLVVTSNDSRIRVFNLKTKKCLEVLRGFESGTSQHKAQLTFLEGNEPVLVCGSDDHWAYSWKLQSANSSSIAKEGAKQTKIGGLRDFLSHPLHHNGDHSKNRQHQHGSLHLKTLLPHSHGSSSDQPIKNSDFICFHAHHNPVTTAILAPPETSKTLSLSNDLICDISLEFFRQSDTLAFLGSKKDESSDSDQSSIEHNDVDGSSSVTTGSGDNDGRTSPSTVAAIGSIMVTTDTEGLIRVFRADMPKNIRERVLERLNDLGRENNNSGDVLTTYGSADRLAVAKKHPSSLLGLSKLAAAAVQCPDEILGASRLKPNSVLRNPLFNYSSGSLNSTRTRGSGSSNGKNGSMPGLRCDVCNGTNFNVLSNSPSITGEAGYSCADCGNILNNFR from the coding sequence ATGAATCGGACTAAATCAGGAACTAAGGATGAAGGGAATGGCGTAAAATTGAAGCGTAGCGGTAGCAAGAGGCGATCTGGAGAAAAGAACAGAAGTTCTGGTGGCGAAAGCGTTCGAAGTGGGACTCTCAATGGATCTACAGTAGCTTCTGTTGCATCTCACGACGACGAACATAGTATTTCGAGTACTAACAAAGAATTCTCGGCTGATATTCAACCGGTAACGTTCGACGTTAAGCTGACACCAGAAGAAAGTGAGTCAAGAGAGATAGGGCGTCAGCATGCAGATACGCTATCGAAAGTGAGGGAAAAGCTGTCGAAAGGGTCGGGTCGCAATTATAGCTCTACGCTGCCCAATTTCCTGCGGTCCATCGACAGGCGACAATACGAGAAATATCTGAAAGAACCGCATCACATAAAACTGGTGAAAAGGAGCCGGCAGCTGAAACAGTTCAGAAGATTGTTTTTAGCTCAGGAGTTACATGCATACGAATTGAGCGAGGGCAAGGAAACGGCGAAGCGAAAAGTTTCGCTGTTGAAGCAGGACTCGTCGCAAAACGCAATTTGGGTCACGAAGTTCAGCTTAGGCGGTAGATTTATGGCGACAGGGGGCAAGGATGGGACTTTATGTTTGTGGAAGGTCATTGGATCCCCGGCGGAAAGGTGGGAACTGGACGCTTCCCAGGAATCGCGGAACGCGTTTAAAGCGAAGTCGCGGTTGATCAAGCAACAAATACTAGGCGGCACACCAGGCGGTTCCATCAAAGACGAGGCTAAGGCTAGCCCGGGTGTTACGAAGGCAAATCCGACTAATCTGTATGCGCCCGTTTTCCATCCTAATCCTCACAAGAAGTTTAAAGAGCATACAGCAGACATACTCGACATGGATTGGTCCAAGAATAATTTCCTAGCAACGTCATCTATGGATAAGTCCGTTCGCCTGTGGCATCCAGACCGGTCTACTTCATTGAAAGCCTTCCACCATCCGGACTTCGTTACATGCGTTCTGTTTCATCCGTCAGACGATCGTTTCCTCATCACTGGCTGTCTCGATCACAAATGCAGACTGTGGTCGATACTCGAAGGTGAAGTCGTTTTTGAGTTTGACTGTCAGGATCTGGTGACTTCAATGACGATCTCAGGAAGTGAAGGAGAGTACACAATAGTTGGAACCTTCAATGGTTACGTTATCGTGCTCGCCACTCGTGGATTGGATTTTGTTTCGTCCTTCCATGTGGTCGATAAGACCACACAAGTGGAAGAGGCCGGAACCAGACTGTTATCTTCTGGCTCGAAGACACACCATGGACCACGCCTTACCTGCTTACAGTGTTACAAAGATCCGGCCGATGATTCTTTGAGATTAGTGGTAACATCTAATGACTCGCGAATAAGGGTCTTTAATCTGAAAACCAAGAAATGCTTGGAAGTCTTGAGAGGATTCGAGAGTGGTACATCTCAGCATAAGGCCCAGTTGACTTTTTTGGAGGGGAATGAACCGGTGCTTGTTTGCGGCAGTGACGATCATTGGGCCTATTCTTGGAAATTGCAGTCAGCCAATTCATCATCAATTGCGAAAGAGGGCGCAAAGCAAACCAAGATCGGGGGTCTGAGAGATTTTCTAAGCCATCCTCTACATCACAACGGCGACCATTCCAAAAATCGGCAACATCAGCATGGTTCTCTACATCTCAAAACTCTTTTACCACATTCTCACGGCTCCTCGTCGGATCAGccgatcaagaacagcgATTTCATATGTTTTCACGCCCATCATAATCCAGTCACCACAGCGATTCTAGCGCCCCCAGAGACCAGCAAGACATTATCGCTTTCCAATGACCTCATATGCGACATATCTTTAGAGTTCTTCAGACAGTCAGACACTCTAGCCTTTCTCGGTAGTAAAAAGGACGAGTCTTCCGATTCGGACCAGTCCTCCATTGAACACAATGATGTGGATGGAAGTTCTTCGGTGACCACCGGAAGTGGCGATAATGACGGTCGCACATCGCCCAGTACCGTGGCTGCTATAGGAAGCATAATGGTAACCACCGACACCGAGGGTTTAATTCGTGTGTTTCGTGCCGATATGCCCAAGAATATACGAGAACGTGTTCTGGAGAGACTAAATGACTTGGGCCGCGAGAACAATAATAGCGGCGACGTACTGACCACGTACGGCTCTGCAGATCGACTTGCCGTTGCAAAAAAACATCCAAGCAGTTTGCTCGGCCTCAGTAAGTTGGCCGCCGCCGCTGTGCAGTGTCCCGATGAAATTCTCGGTGCCTCCCGTCTGAAGCCCAACTCAGTGCTGAGGAATCCATTGTTCAACTATTCGAGCGGCAGTCTAAACTCTACGAGAACAAGAGGTAGTGGATCTTCTAACGGTAAGAACGGCTCGATGCCGGGGCTAAGATGCGACGTGTGCAATGGCACTAATTTCAACGTGCTGTCGAATTCCCCTTCCATCACAGGTGAAGCGGGATACTCCTGCGCAGACTGCGGAAATATACTTAACAACTTCAGATAA
- the SRT1 gene encoding ditrans,polycis-polyprenyl diphosphate synthase (ancestral locus Anc_2.452), with protein sequence MRLPNYVRFRLTGPSKELARSSRVNAYFKRIKDKVMPILIWLASFRVVAWLHESLQNILIGVIRVGPVPRHVSFIMDGNRRYAKKCDMPIKKGHEAGGVALLNLCYACKRIGIKCVSAYAFSIENFNRPKEEVETLTNMFSAKLDEFCDRANTLSDPLYGSRLRIVGDHSLVSADMREKIKRVERLTDNGDDFTLYICFPYTSRNDIYHTVCGSIEKSLADRAYASSLTVAGFTRSMYLEEFSNNCDLLIRTSGHMRLSDYMLWQSHENSEILFTSTLWPDFGFIRLYLALLRWSFFTNIQRYNEMGFSLRRKLYHSLPFVSGHAPVSVDSLPSPPIAISVTGESE encoded by the coding sequence ATGAGGTTACCGAATTATGTTAGGTTTCGTTTGACTGGTCCCTCCAAGGAGCTGGCCCGTTCCTCGAGGGTGAACGCCTACTTTAAAAGGATCAAGGATAAAGTGATGCCAATATTGATCTGGTTAGCATCGTTTAGAGTTGTAGCGTGGTTACATGAAAGTCTGCAGAACATTTTGATTGGCGTCATTAGGGTTGGGCCCGTTCCTCGACACGTTTCATTCATCATGGATGGTAACAGACGTTACGCCAAGAAATGTGATATGCCGATCAAGAAGGGTCATGAAGCTGGAGGGGTGGCTTTACTGAATCTGTGTTACGCTTGTAAAAGGATCGGGATCAAGTGTGTTTCTGCATATGCGTTTTCGATAGAAAACTTCAACCGTCCCAAGGAGGAAGTTGAGACGTTGACCAATATGTTTTCAGCCAAGCTAGATGAGTTCTGTGACAGAGCCAACACATTGAGTGATCCGCTGTACGGGTCTCGTCTTCGAATCGTAGGCGACCATTCGCTTGTTTCTGCGGATATGAGGGAAAAGATAAAAAGAGTGGAACGGCTGACAGACAACGGTGACGACTTCACCTTATACATCTGCTTTCCTTACACTTCCCGGAATGATATTTACCATACGGTGTGTGGTTCCATCGAAAAATCCTTGGCCGATCGCGCGTACGCTAGCTCGCTCACGGTCGCGGGTTTTACCAGGAGCATGTACTTGGAGGAGTTTTCAAACAACTGCGATTTGCTCATTAGGACCAGTGGCCACATGAGATTGTCGGATTATATGTTATGGCAATCACATGAGAATTCCGAGATTCTGTTTACGTCGACTTTATGGCCCGATTTTGGATTTATCAGATTGTATTTGGCGCTATTGAGGTGGTCATTTTTCACAAATATCCAGCGTTACAACGAGATGGGGTTCTCTCTTAGACGAAAACTCTACCATTCCTTGCCCTTTGTGAGCGGTCATGCTCCCGTTTCAGTGGATTCATTGCCCAGCCCTCCGATAGCTATTTCCGTCACTGGAGAAAGTGAATAA
- the SSH4 gene encoding Ssh4p (ancestral locus Anc_2.448), whose product MGSRSPSLQRIRNAGSLRACKYLWLFLMAIEFHSDDVQMIFAGDIAKKLEDSYPVPPNVDDSGTISLAFLISLSVTFALLMVVLVIIAIYVTFCGADEAEYDEETGGTSGAAGPFHSLFSKKRNAILLDSSFTSAGQFDDDALLQEQEATELPKMSPFELDLYNRAKEFQKVNPPNVKEFGTFTNESDLQFIRDRGIQSYSFLPSINDNTDVEGNFLPSFLIQDKLDITFTKYNKSSSAIMNYPLPFNRKDAVYFEVKVFRHPSDSNAIFSIGLMTFPYPYFRIPGMSLFSIAYESTGKLRINNPFMASTLLPKLQEGDVVGFGYRFRTGTIFITHNGKRLIDVTQNVGIDLFVGIGSLNAAFTRTYTRDGLLEDPDNIEMREGLSEGREVELPPDLQRVHDVAAPDAPESDEVELHVNLGQVGFVFIEANVKKYGFGSVYGEIGIPPSYNGNETKTDTILQKGADIPPEYSDTTGPDEFFGNIHINSGGSATASSSNLLAPRTGRLLSAIPEIAESDLERYERNSSAYDQEYNHSLMTNENVGLSRLSSVESAESDNKAGQTSARHNERTPLINRQPLNRDDDKHKRKRRKRKKRSKK is encoded by the coding sequence ATGGGTTCAAGAAGTCCATCATTGCAACGGATCAGAAATGCTGGGTCCTTGAGAGCTTGCAAGTACTTATGGTTATTTCTGATGGCCATCGAGTTTCATAGCGATGACGTGCAAATGATTTTTGCTGGTGATATTGCCAAGAAGCTAGAAGATTCTTATCCTGTTCCGCCGAATGTCGATGATTCCGGAACCATCAGTTTAGCCTTCCTCATAAGCTTATCAGTCACATTTGCACTCCTGATGGTTGTTTTGGTTATAATAGCTATTTACGTGACGTTTTGTGGAGCTGATGAAGCTGAGtatgatgaagaaactggtGGCACAAGCGGTGCAGCGGGGCCGTTTCATTCTCTGTTTAGTAAGAAACGCAATGCCATTCTTTTGGACTCATCTTTCACTTCAGCAGGGCaatttgatgatgatgCGCTGCTGCAGGAGCAGGAAGCTACAGAGTTACCGAAGATGTCGCCCTTTGAGCTCGACCTCTATAACCGGGCCAAGGAGTTCCAAAAGGTCAATCCTCCGAATGTGAAGGAATTTGGTACTTTTACTAATGAAAGCGACTTGCAGTTTATCAGGGACCGCGGCATACAAAGCTATAGTTTCTTACCAAGCATTAATGACAACACTGATGTGGAGGGGAATTTCCTGCCAAGTTTTCTCATACAGGATAAACTTGACATTACGTTCACGAAGTACAATAAAAGTTCTTCTGCAATCATGAACTATCCTCTCCCTTTTAACAGGAAGGATGCAGTTTATTTTGAAGTCAAGGTTTTCAGACATCCAAGTGATTCCAATGCGATTTTCAGTATAGGCTTAATGACGTTTCCTTATCCCTACTTCAGAATACCTGGCATGTCACTGTTTTCAATAGCGTACGAGTCTACCGGCAAGCTGAGGATAAACAACCCATTCATGGCCAGCACTTTACTGCCAAAGTTGCAGGAAGGAGATGTTGTGGGATTTGGGTACAGGTTCAGGACAGGTACGATTTTCATTACTCACAACGGGAAACGGTTGATAGATGTGACGCAGAATGTTGGAATCGACTTATTCGTAGGAATTGGGTCTCTAAATGCTGCGTTTACGCGCACTTACACAAGGGACGGATTGCTGGAAGATCCAGATAATATCGAGATGCGTGAAGGTTTATCGGAAGGAAGAGAAGTAGAATTACCACCGGATCTACAGCGTGTGCATGACGTTGCGGCGCCAGACGCGCCCGAATCTGACGAAGTTGAATTACACGTTAACTTGGGGCAAGTCGGCTTCGTGTTCATCGAAGCAAACGTCAAGAAATACGGGTTTGGGAGCGTATATGGGGAAATAGGCATACCGCCATCTTACAACGGTAATGAGACCAAGACGGACACGATACTGCAAAAGGGTGCAGATATACCGCCAGAATACTCCGATACGACAGGTCCAGACGAGTTTTTCGGGAACATACACATCAACAGCGGTGGTTCTGCAACGGCAAGCTCATCCAACTTGCTGGCACCTAGGACTGGCAGACTGCTTTCGGCTATACCGGAAATTGCTGAAAGTGATCTGGAAAGGTACGAAAGAAACTCTTCTGCCTACGATCAAGAGTATAACCACAGTCTTATGACGAACGAAAACGTTGGCCTCAGTCGCCTGTCGTCGGTCGAATCTGCGGAGAGCGACAACAAGGCTGGTCAGACATCGGCGCGACACAATGAGAGGACACCGCTAATCAATCGCCAACCTTTGAACCGCGATGACGACAAAcacaagagaaagaggcggaagagaaagaagagatccaAAAAATAA
- the OAC1 gene encoding Oac1p (ancestral locus Anc_2.451): protein MAESKGNGGKVIEKSAAQKVTKFGSFVAGGLAACIAVTVTNPIELVKIRMQLQGELSSSVQRIYKNPLQGMAVIFKNEGIRGLQKGLVAAYIYQICLNGSRLGFYEPMRGFLNKTFYPEEEPHKVQNATINVVSGAASGIIGAVLGSPLFLVKTRLQSYSEFIKIGEQTHYTGVWNGLRTIYAKEGFKGLYRGVDAAILRTGAGSSVQLPIYNTAKHFLLNNDLMKDGTALHLTASTISGIGVAVVMNPWDVILTRIYNQKGNLYKGPLDCFIKTVRIEGVSALYKGFEAQVFRIAPHTIICLTFMEQTMKLVYNIEKRVLGH from the coding sequence ATGGCTGAAAGTAAAGGCAATGGAGGCAAAGTTATAGAGAAGAGCGCAGCTCAAAAAGTGACCAAATTCGGTTCTTTCGTTGCCGGAGGTTTAGCAGCATGTATTGCCGTCACTGTAACGAACCCAATTGAGTTGGTCAAGATCAGAATGCAACTGCAGGGCGAGCTGTCTTCAAGCGTGCAAAGAATTTACAAGAATCCATTACAAGGAATGGCAgtgatcttcaaaaatgaGGGTATCAGAGGTCTCCAGAAAGGTCTGGTAGCGGCGTACATCTACCAGATATGTTTAAATGGCTCTAGGCTGGGATTTTACGAACCTATGAGAGGGTTCCTGAACAAGACATTCTATCCGGAAGAAGAACCACACAAGGTTCAAAACGCTACGATTAACGTCGTGTCTGGTGCCGCTTCAGGAATCATTGGTGCCGTTCTCGGTTCCCCCCTCTTCCTGGTCAAGACGAGACTGCAATCATACTCGgaattcatcaaaatcgGTGAGCAGACCCACTACACAGGTGTCTGGAACGGCCTGAGGACGATCTACGCCAAGGAAGGTTTCAAAGGCCTGTACCGCGGCGTGGACGCTGCCATCCTCAGAACAGGTGCTGGTTCATCCGTGCAATTGCCCATCTACAACACCGCAAAGCATTTCTTGCTAAACAACGATCTGATGAAAGATGGCACTGCGCTGCATCTGACAGCTAGTACGATCTCCGGTATCGGGGTCGCGGTGGTCATGAACCCATGGGATGTGATCCTGACCAGAATTTACAACCAGAAAGGTAACCTGTACAAGGGACCGCTGGATTGTTTCATCAAAACCGTCAGAATCGAGGGTGTCTCTGCCCTCTACAAGGGATTCGAGGCTCAAGTGTTCAGAATCGCCCCCCACACGATCATATGCCTAACCTTCATGGAGCAAACCATGAAGCTGGTCTACAACATAGAGAAGAGAGTCCTGGGCCACTGA
- the VPH2 gene encoding Vph2p (ancestral locus Anc_2.453) — protein MFYIQLNESIRSALQNAKEEDIAQSQRDEIDTILSVGHLSMDNLIDHYEWYLKGKIPLKTLISPIEFKFKAKHVPGSQYSPEFKKDLERLGLQQRENEYQELIKKSRLRDSPFGSSGKNDDPTPAQMAKEIREQMTTVFNVLVSVVSVVFAIWYWSGSSTRLPLHYRVILCLFFGILVLVAEVVVYNSYLRKISDAKSKERSKKEKKKVVKQIII, from the coding sequence ATGTTTTATATTCAATTGAATGAATCGATAAGGTCAGCACTCCAGAAtgcaaaggaagaagacattgCGCAAAGCCAGCGCGACGAAATTGACACTATCCTAAGCGTTGGACACCTCTCGATGGATAATCTAATCGATCATTATGAGTGGTATTTGAAGGGCAAGATACCACTGAAGACACTAATTTCGCCTATAGAATTCAAATTTAAAGCCAAACACGTCCCGGGATCCCAGTACAGTCCCGAGTTCAAAAAGGATTTGGAGAGATTGGGTTTGCAACAGCGAGAGAACGAGTACCAggaattgatcaaaaaaAGCCGACTACGAGACAGCCCTTTCGGTTCTAGTGGGAAAAATGATGATCCTACCCCGGCCCAAATGGCGAAAGAAATTCGCGAGCAAATGACAACAGTTTTCAATGTACTCGTGAGCGTGGTTTCTGTCGTGTTTGCTATATGGTACTGGTCAGGTAGCTCGACTAGATTGCCACTTCATTACAGAGTAATACTTTGCCTGTTTTTCGGAATTCTGGTTTTAGTTGCAGAGGTTGTTGTTTATAATAGCTATCTGAGAAAGATCAGCGATGCAAAGTCGAAGGAAAGATCCaaaaaagagaagaaaaaagttGTAAAGCAAATTATCATATGA